Proteins co-encoded in one Candidatus Thiodictyon syntrophicum genomic window:
- a CDS encoding PBECR2 nuclease fold domain-containing protein: protein MTFAVQRAGQSPVRITQQHPNTPMHSLEGLSASGRQMPPARKAVGVERLSPSLAESALFRRFMLEFGDEKRAVFTDVIGNALEIDRGLFLNLRGEWKIMKGERAPWLLYTAFNIKEPDEIWREPGRRGGRDKLYYLSRFEVGRRGLLGCVAVFARERGATGTWAGSTNYATTDEKYIYRKRNKEILNGEMKYWRRE from the coding sequence TTGACCTTTGCCGTACAGCGTGCCGGTCAGTCGCCGGTCCGCATCACCCAACAGCATCCCAATACCCCTATGCACAGCTTGGAAGGGTTATCGGCCTCCGGCAGACAGATGCCGCCGGCGCGTAAGGCAGTGGGAGTGGAGAGGTTATCCCCCTCGCTCGCTGAGTCGGCGTTGTTCCGCCGCTTCATGCTCGAGTTCGGAGACGAGAAACGCGCAGTGTTTACCGATGTAATCGGCAACGCCTTGGAGATCGACCGCGGCCTCTTTCTGAACCTCAGGGGAGAGTGGAAGATCATGAAGGGCGAGCGGGCGCCTTGGCTGCTCTATACCGCCTTCAACATCAAGGAGCCGGACGAGATTTGGCGCGAGCCTGGTCGGCGCGGCGGGCGGGACAAGCTTTACTACCTGAGCCGGTTCGAGGTCGGGCGCCGGGGCTTACTGGGCTGTGTCGCCGTCTTCGCGCGCGAGCGGGGCGCAACTGGGACCTGGGCGGGCAGCACGAATTACGCGACGACAGACGAAAAATACATCTATCGCAAGCGCAACAAGGAGATTCTCAACGGCGAGATGAAATACTGGAGGCGGGAGTAA
- the megL gene encoding methionine gamma-lyase yields the protein MNDDQAPGFATRAIHHGYDPLDHEGALNPPIYLNSTYAFPDIAEGQRRFRGESPGFIYSRVGNPTASVLEARLASLEGGAAGLATASGMGAITSALWTLLAAGDTIVADQTLYGCTFGYLEHGLTRLGIKVRFADLTSPAELEAALDPHTRVVFFESPANPNMRLVDIAAVSAMARGHGALTIVDNTYCTPYLQRPLELGADLVVHSATKYLGGHGDLLAGAVVGSAELIQQIRFFGVKEMTGACISALDAYLVLRGLKTLELRMERHCDSAQSLAELLAGHPAVAQIWYPGLPSFPQGDLARRQMRRPGGMIALELRGGYAAGVRFMDALRLVTRAVSLGDCETLAQHPASMTHATYAPEERARHGISEGLVRLSVGLETCADLAADLRQALAGI from the coding sequence ATGAACGACGACCAGGCACCGGGCTTTGCCACCCGCGCCATCCATCACGGCTACGACCCCCTGGACCACGAGGGGGCGCTCAATCCCCCGATCTATCTCAACTCCACCTACGCCTTCCCGGACATCGCCGAGGGGCAGCGGCGGTTCCGCGGCGAGTCGCCCGGCTTCATCTACTCGCGGGTCGGCAACCCGACCGCGAGCGTGCTGGAGGCGCGGCTCGCAAGCCTGGAGGGCGGCGCGGCGGGGCTCGCCACGGCCTCCGGGATGGGCGCCATCACCTCCGCCCTCTGGACCCTGCTTGCGGCCGGCGACACCATCGTCGCGGACCAGACGCTCTACGGCTGCACCTTCGGCTATCTGGAGCACGGGCTGACGCGGCTCGGGATCAAGGTGCGCTTCGCCGACCTCACCAGCCCCGCGGAGTTGGAGGCGGCCCTGGACCCGCACACCCGCGTGGTCTTCTTCGAGTCCCCCGCCAATCCCAACATGCGCCTGGTGGATATCGCCGCGGTCAGCGCCATGGCCCGGGGGCACGGGGCCCTGACGATCGTCGACAACACCTATTGCACGCCCTATCTGCAACGCCCGCTGGAGCTGGGGGCCGATCTCGTCGTGCACTCGGCGACCAAATATCTGGGCGGACACGGCGACTTGCTGGCCGGGGCGGTGGTGGGCAGCGCCGAACTGATCCAGCAGATCCGCTTCTTCGGGGTCAAAGAGATGACCGGGGCCTGCATCTCGGCCCTGGACGCCTATCTGGTCCTGCGGGGACTCAAGACCCTGGAACTGCGGATGGAGCGTCACTGCGACTCGGCCCAGTCCCTGGCGGAACTGCTCGCCGGCCACCCGGCGGTCGCGCAGATCTGGTATCCGGGCCTGCCGTCCTTCCCGCAAGGCGACCTGGCACGCCGCCAGATGCGCCGGCCCGGGGGTATGATCGCCCTCGAACTGCGCGGCGGCTACGCGGCCGGGGTGCGCTTCATGGACGCCCTGCGGCTCGTCACCCGGGCGGTGAGTCTGGGGGACTGCGAGACCCTGGCCCAGCACCCGGCGTCCATGACCCACGCCACCTATGCCCCGGAGGAGCGCGCCCGGCACGGCATCAGCGAGGGCCTGGTGCGTCTGTCCGTGGGGCTTGAGACCTGTGCCGACCTGGCCGCCGATCTGCGCCAGGCGCTCGCCGGCATCTGA